Proteins found in one Brevibacillus brevis genomic segment:
- the asnB gene encoding asparagine synthase (glutamine-hydrolyzing): MCGIVGWLDWDDDLTSQHAILHKMAQAIQHRGPDEEGYWLSPRAAIAHRRLIVIDPEGGKQPMIYREGDQTCVLSFNGEIYNYLDLRRQLELLGHSFQTNSDTEVLLHAFLEWREECVRHLNGIFAFAIWDEKNHRLFLARDHLGVKPLFYCQRGSSFLFGSELKALLAHPKVKPEVEADGLADIIGLGPARTPGFGIFRNVREVRAGHCVTVTKDQIRTRPYWKLASKVHTDDMETTTETIRGLLQDTVKRQLISDLPLVSMLSGGLDSSGLVALAAEELRKKGKTLQTYSVDFVDNDQHFEEGLLHISLDAPWAKSVSEHVQTKHQEITFNAQDLITHFHMPLRARDLPGLGETDTSLYLFCREMKKKATVSLSGESADEVFNGYPWFQKEKFLNSGKFPWMEHDGWSSFLNEEAIEKIRPQEYLRRRYEEGIAEVHPLEGETALEAQQRKMSYLFITRFLPLLLDRKDRMSMYTGFEVRVPYCDYRLVEYLWNVPWKVKNIDQIEKGLLRRAYKGYLPQEVLYRNKSAYPMTYHPEYYHAILDHMKQILANPNSPLLPLINKSVIQFVLDGKAPMNLAQSTKLIEYLVQINMWLEEYKVSIR, translated from the coding sequence ATGTGTGGAATTGTGGGATGGCTTGATTGGGATGACGATTTGACATCCCAGCATGCTATTTTGCACAAAATGGCTCAAGCGATCCAACATCGTGGGCCAGATGAAGAGGGGTATTGGTTGTCTCCTCGGGCAGCGATTGCGCATCGGCGCCTGATCGTGATCGACCCGGAAGGCGGCAAGCAACCCATGATCTACCGAGAAGGAGATCAGACGTGTGTCTTATCGTTTAATGGCGAAATCTATAATTACTTGGACCTGCGCCGCCAGTTAGAGCTGCTTGGGCACTCCTTTCAAACCAATTCTGACACGGAAGTATTACTGCACGCTTTTTTGGAATGGAGAGAGGAATGTGTCCGTCATCTCAATGGAATTTTTGCATTCGCCATTTGGGACGAAAAAAATCATCGCTTGTTTTTAGCACGTGATCACTTGGGTGTAAAACCATTATTTTATTGTCAACGAGGGAGCTCGTTCTTGTTCGGTTCTGAACTGAAAGCCTTGCTCGCCCATCCAAAAGTAAAGCCTGAGGTAGAAGCGGATGGGTTAGCGGATATTATCGGACTCGGTCCGGCGAGAACGCCTGGATTTGGCATTTTCCGCAATGTAAGGGAGGTGCGAGCTGGACATTGTGTAACAGTCACGAAGGATCAAATCAGAACAAGGCCATACTGGAAACTGGCGAGCAAGGTGCATACCGATGATATGGAGACAACGACAGAAACGATACGCGGTCTGTTACAAGACACGGTAAAACGTCAGTTAATCTCTGACCTGCCATTGGTTAGTATGCTGTCTGGGGGCTTGGACTCTAGTGGCTTGGTTGCTTTAGCCGCTGAGGAGCTCCGTAAAAAAGGGAAAACGTTGCAAACCTATTCGGTAGATTTTGTTGACAATGATCAGCATTTTGAAGAAGGTTTGCTTCACATTAGTTTGGACGCGCCATGGGCAAAATCAGTCTCAGAGCATGTACAAACCAAGCATCAAGAGATTACCTTCAACGCCCAAGATCTGATTACTCATTTTCATATGCCGTTGAGAGCGCGTGATCTCCCAGGATTAGGGGAGACGGATACCTCGCTCTATTTGTTCTGCCGGGAAATGAAGAAAAAAGCGACCGTCTCGCTATCAGGTGAATCGGCAGACGAAGTATTTAACGGGTACCCTTGGTTTCAGAAGGAGAAATTCTTGAACTCAGGGAAATTCCCTTGGATGGAGCATGACGGGTGGAGCTCATTTTTAAATGAAGAAGCCATCGAAAAGATTCGCCCACAAGAATATCTTCGCAGGCGGTACGAAGAAGGGATTGCAGAGGTACACCCTTTGGAAGGGGAGACAGCTTTGGAAGCTCAACAGCGCAAAATGTCGTACCTCTTTATCACGCGTTTTCTTCCGTTGCTATTGGATCGCAAGGATCGAATGAGCATGTATACGGGGTTTGAAGTACGTGTTCCCTATTGTGATTACCGTCTGGTTGAATATTTGTGGAATGTCCCATGGAAAGTAAAAAATATTGATCAAATCGAAAAAGGCTTGCTTCGCAGAGCGTACAAAGGATATTTGCCGCAGGAAGTATTGTATCGCAACAAAAGCGCATATCCGATGACCTATCATCCGGAGTATTACCATGCGATTCTGGACCATATGAAACAAATTCTAGCCAATCCTAATTCGCCTCTATTACCTTTAATTAATAAGTCTGTAATCCAATTTGTACTGGATGGAAAAGCACCTATGAATCTCGCTCAATCAACGAAGCTGATCGAATATCTCGTCCAGATAAACATGTGGTTAGAGGAATACAAGGTATCAATTCGATAG